The following coding sequences lie in one Rissa tridactyla isolate bRisTri1 chromosome Z, bRisTri1.patW.cur.20221130, whole genome shotgun sequence genomic window:
- the SREK1IP1 gene encoding protein SREK1IP1 isoform X1 → MNFFRKDSEASPGGNKDNIRAGCKKCGYPGHLTFECRNFLRVDPQRDIVLDVSSTSSEDSEEEELQRLQAMREKKNLNEEEEKKKQKRKNKEKPKLKRPRKRSSSSSAAEEDGQKSKKQKSHKKEREKEKKNKSKKGKHRKKEKKKRRKEKSSSSDSSDSSSSD, encoded by the exons ATGAATTTCTTTCGGAAAGACTCGGAAGCTTCTCCAG gtgGAAATAAAGATAACATCAGAGCAGGATGCAAGAAGTGTGGATACC CTGGTCATCTGACATTCGAATGTCGAAACTTCCTCCGAGTAGATCCTCAAAGAGATATTGTTTTAGATGTTAGCAGCACTAGCAGTGAAGACAGCGAGGAAGAAGAACTACAGAGATTGCAAGCCATGcgtgaaaaaaaaa ATTtaaatgaggaggaagaaaaaaagaaacaaaaaagaaaaaacaaagaaaaaccaaaattaaagaGACCAAGGAAAAG aTCTTCCTCATCAAGTGCAGCTGAAGAGGATGGGCAAaagtcaaaaaaacaaaaatcacacaaaaaagaaagggaaaaggaaaaaaagaataaatctaagaaaggaaaacatcgtaaaaaggagaagaagaagagacgaaaggaaaaaagttcatcTTCTGATAGTTCAGACAGTTCTAGTAGTGACTGA
- the SREK1IP1 gene encoding protein SREK1IP1 isoform X2 has protein sequence MALPGGNKDNIRAGCKKCGYPGHLTFECRNFLRVDPQRDIVLDVSSTSSEDSEEEELQRLQAMREKKNLNEEEEKKKQKRKNKEKPKLKRPRKRSSSSSAAEEDGQKSKKQKSHKKEREKEKKNKSKKGKHRKKEKKKRRKEKSSSSDSSDSSSSD, from the exons ATGGCTCTGCCGG gtgGAAATAAAGATAACATCAGAGCAGGATGCAAGAAGTGTGGATACC CTGGTCATCTGACATTCGAATGTCGAAACTTCCTCCGAGTAGATCCTCAAAGAGATATTGTTTTAGATGTTAGCAGCACTAGCAGTGAAGACAGCGAGGAAGAAGAACTACAGAGATTGCAAGCCATGcgtgaaaaaaaaa ATTtaaatgaggaggaagaaaaaaagaaacaaaaaagaaaaaacaaagaaaaaccaaaattaaagaGACCAAGGAAAAG aTCTTCCTCATCAAGTGCAGCTGAAGAGGATGGGCAAaagtcaaaaaaacaaaaatcacacaaaaaagaaagggaaaaggaaaaaaagaataaatctaagaaaggaaaacatcgtaaaaaggagaagaagaagagacgaaaggaaaaaagttcatcTTCTGATAGTTCAGACAGTTCTAGTAGTGACTGA